In Actinomycetes bacterium, the genomic stretch CCTGGACGTCCCCGGCAAGAGGTGGCTCGAGGACTCGCTGCGCGAGTCGCCCAAGACCGTGCTCTTCGTCTCCCACGACCGCGAGCTGCTGTCGCGGACCGCCACCCGGGTCGTCACCGTCGAGCTCGGCGCGGGTGGGAACACCGCGTGGACGCACGGCGGGGGCTTCGGGTCGTACCACGAAGCCCGCAAGGAGCGCTTCGCCCGGCTCGAGGAGCTGCGCAGGCGCTGGGACGAGGAGCACGCCAAGATCAAGGCGCTGGTCCTCATGTACAAGCAGAAGGCCGCCTACAACGACGGGATGGCCTCGCGCTACCAGGCGGCGGTGACGCGGCTCAGGATGTTCGAGGAGGCCGGGCCGCCGGAGGCGATCCCACTGCAGCAGGACGTGTCGATGCGGCTCCGGGGTGCTCGGACCGGCAAGCGCGCGGTCGTCTGCGAGCAGCTCGAGCTCACCGGGCTGATGAAGCCCTTCGACCTCGAGGTCTGGTACGGCGACCGGGTGGCCGTGCTCGGCTCCAACGGGTCGGGCAAGTCGCACTTCCTGCGGCTGCTCGCGCGCGGCGGGTCCGACCCGGACGCAGAGCACCGCCCGGTCGAGGACCTCGTGATCGCGCCGGTCGCGCACACCGGCCGGGCCCGGCTCGGTGCCCGGGTGCGGCCCGGCTGGTTCGCGCAGACCCACGAGCACCCCGAGCTGGCCGGCCGCACGCTGCTCGACATCCTCTGGCGCGGTGACGAGCACCGGGACGGCATGGGCAGGGAGCCCGCGTCCCGGGCTCTGGACCGCTACGAGCTGGCGCACGCGGCCGAGCAGCGCTTCGACTCGCTGTCCGGCGGGCAGCAGGCCCGGCTGCAGATCCTCCTGCTCGAGCTGTCCGGAGCGACGATGCTGCTGCTCGACGAGCCGACTGACAACCTCGACATCGTCTCCGCCGAGGCGCTGGAGGACGGTCTGTCCGCCTTCGACGGCACGGTCGTCGCGGTGACCCACGACCGGTGGTTCGCGCGCGGCTTCGACCGGTTCCTCGTGTTCGGCGCGGACGGCGGCGTGTACGAGTCGGACCAGCCGGTCTGGGACGAGGGCCGGGTCGAGCGGGCGCGCTGACCGCGGGGCGCCGGGGGATTTGCGGCTTGCGGCCGGGGGTTCCCCATACGCGGTGTTACGGCTAGGTTGCGGCGAAACGGATCTTGTTCCCTCCTCGAGGAGACCCGCCATGCCGCGTCGCGCCCCGGTCGTCCGCCTGCTCCTGGCGCTCGTCGCCTCCCTGGTCGCGGTGGCAGGCGTGGCCGCGCCGGTGGGCGCGACGCCGAAGCCGTCGGGCGGTGACGGCGCGACAGCGCGGCACTCGCTGCGCGAGCCGGTCACCGACGAGAACTTCTACTTCGTGATGGCCGACCGGTTCGAGAACGGGGACCCGGAGAACGACGACGGTGGCTACGGCGACGACCCCATGGTGTCGGGCTTCGACCCGACCAAGAAAGGCTTCTACAACGGTGGTGACCTCAAGGGCCTGCTCGACCAGCTCGACTACATCGAGGGACTCGGCACCGACTCGATCTGGCTGACCCCGAGCTTCAAGAACAAGCCGGTGCAGCCCGAGGACGGCCCGTCGGCCGGCTACCACGGCTACTGGATCACCGACTTCACCCAGATCGACCCGCACCTGGGCACCAACCAGGACCTGGGCAACCTGGTGGACGCGGCGCACGCGCGAGGGATGAAGGTCTACTTCGACATCATCACCAACCACACTGCCGACGTCATCGGCTACGACACCGGGGCGCGCAAGCCGTACGTGTCCAAGGACCAGGACCCCTACACCGATGCGAGCGGAGAGGCATTCGACGACCGGGACTACGCCGGGACGGGTACCTTCCCCGGGCTGTCAGCCGCCACCTCGTTCCCCAACGGCTACACGCCGGTGCTCGAGGCCGGCGAGACCGACCTGAAGGTCCCCGCTTGGCTCAACGACGTGCGGCTCTACCACAACCGTGGCGACACGACGTTCGTCGGCGAGAACTCGCAGTACGGCGACTTCTTCGGGCTCGACGACCTCTTCACCGAGCACCCGACGGTCGTCAACGGGATGATCGACATCTACCAGACGTGGATCAAGGACTACGGCGTCGACGGGTTCCGGATCGACACGATGAAGCACGTCGACGACGAGTTCTGGCAGGCCTTCGGCCCCACCGTGCTGGACTACGCCAGGGACAACGGGAAGCCCGAGTTCTTCATGTTCGGCGAGGTGGCGTACGACGGCTTCGGTGCCCGGCAGAAGGCCGACACCTCGCTCTACACCACCCACAACGAGATGCAGTCCGTCCTCGACTTCCCGTTCGCCGACGTGGCTCGAGACTTCGCCTCGAAGGGCGGTGCGACGAGCAACCTGGCCCAGTTCTTCGACAACGACGACTGGTACACGGACGGGGACTCGAACGCCTACCAGCTGCCGACCTTCCTCGGCAACCATGACCGCGGGCGCATCGGCTTCTTCGTCGCCAACGACAACCCGGGCGCCGCAGACGCGGAGATGTTGCGGCGGGACCAGCTCGCGCACGAGCTGATGTACTTCTCGCGAGGCAACCCGGTGGTCTACTACGGAGACGAGCAGGGCTTCACCGGCACCGGCGGCGACCAGCTGGCCCGGCAGACCATGTTCGCCAGCCAGGTGCCCGAGTACCTGGACGACGACCTGATCGGCACGTCCGCGACGCACGCGCAGGACAACTTCGTCACGTCGCATCCTCTCTACCAGACGATCAGCGGGCTGGCGGCCCTGACCGAGGAGCACCCGGCGT encodes the following:
- a CDS encoding ATP-binding cassette domain-containing protein, with the protein product MGHVDVNGISYYLPDGRCLLSDVSFRVGDGAKVALVGANGAGKTTLLRLVAGDIDPHEGSIGRSGGLGVMRQFVGSVRDESSVRSLLVSVAPPAVRSAAAALEAAELAMMERDDEKTQMRYAQSLADWADAGGYDAEVLWDTCTVSALGVPFEKAQWREVRTLSGGEQKRLVLEALLRGPDEVLMLDEPDNYLDVPGKRWLEDSLRESPKTVLFVSHDRELLSRTATRVVTVELGAGGNTAWTHGGGFGSYHEARKERFARLEELRRRWDEEHAKIKALVLMYKQKAAYNDGMASRYQAAVTRLRMFEEAGPPEAIPLQQDVSMRLRGARTGKRAVVCEQLELTGLMKPFDLEVWYGDRVAVLGSNGSGKSHFLRLLARGGSDPDAEHRPVEDLVIAPVAHTGRARLGARVRPGWFAQTHEHPELAGRTLLDILWRGDEHRDGMGREPASRALDRYELAHAAEQRFDSLSGGQQARLQILLLELSGATMLLLDEPTDNLDIVSAEALEDGLSAFDGTVVAVTHDRWFARGFDRFLVFGADGGVYESDQPVWDEGRVERAR
- a CDS encoding alpha-amylase family glycosyl hydrolase, which translates into the protein MPRRAPVVRLLLALVASLVAVAGVAAPVGATPKPSGGDGATARHSLREPVTDENFYFVMADRFENGDPENDDGGYGDDPMVSGFDPTKKGFYNGGDLKGLLDQLDYIEGLGTDSIWLTPSFKNKPVQPEDGPSAGYHGYWITDFTQIDPHLGTNQDLGNLVDAAHARGMKVYFDIITNHTADVIGYDTGARKPYVSKDQDPYTDASGEAFDDRDYAGTGTFPGLSAATSFPNGYTPVLEAGETDLKVPAWLNDVRLYHNRGDTTFVGENSQYGDFFGLDDLFTEHPTVVNGMIDIYQTWIKDYGVDGFRIDTMKHVDDEFWQAFGPTVLDYARDNGKPEFFMFGEVAYDGFGARQKADTSLYTTHNEMQSVLDFPFADVARDFASKGGATSNLAQFFDNDDWYTDGDSNAYQLPTFLGNHDRGRIGFFVANDNPGAADAEMLRRDQLAHELMYFSRGNPVVYYGDEQGFTGTGGDQLARQTMFASQVPEYLDDDLIGTSATHAQDNFVTSHPLYQTISGLAALTEEHPALRDGAQQDRWSTDGPGIYAFSRLDRADQREYVVALNNSESQKSAAVPTYIGKRNFTKIYGAGAAEVKTKADKTLEVTLPPLSTVVYESSGRIPHSKEAPAISLGTPTPTDEARGRMLVPAAVAGDSFYEVSFEAKVGNGAWESIGTDDSAPYRVFHDVASETPGTALQYRAVVLDNGGHTRDSNVAAGAVPAPKLTIEVPAEGTKVRGTVQVRAVADPERADHVVTFERSVAGGAWTQIGTDDSSPVYTVFDDVDALDLAEGTSISYRATLHYVGGGTVSATRTVEMAGPPPASATVHYFRPAGDYLDWGLHLWGDAIADGVATDWGTPRQRDGVDDYGAFYTIPLKDATKAVNFIMHRPSGDSVPLTREPGGDRSFVPIEHQEIWLVQGDPTVYTSRPSAP